In Propionicimonas paludicola, a single window of DNA contains:
- the rpsF gene encoding 30S ribosomal protein S6 has translation MRKYEVVVIIDPDVDDRQVNGLLDKPLAGLTKAGGTVDQTDVWGRRRLAYQIKKKSEGIYVVVNVTAEPAVVKELDRQLTLNEQILRTKVIRPDLH, from the coding sequence ATGCGCAAGTACGAAGTCGTAGTGATCATTGATCCCGACGTCGACGACCGCCAGGTGAACGGCTTGCTGGACAAGCCGCTGGCCGGACTCACCAAAGCCGGTGGCACTGTGGACCAGACTGATGTGTGGGGCCGGCGTCGCCTGGCCTACCAGATCAAGAAGAAGTCCGAAGGCATCTACGTGGTGGTCAACGTCACCGCTGAACCGGCCGTCGTGAAGGAGCTGGATCGTCAGCTCACCCTTAACGAGCAGATCCTGCGGACGAAGGTCATCCGCCCCGATCTGCACTGA
- a CDS encoding single-stranded DNA-binding protein: MAGETLITVVGNLTADPELRFTPSGAPVANFTVASTPRTFDRASGEWKDGDAMFLNCAVWRQPAEHVAESLTKGMRVIVQGRLRSRSYETREGEKRTVFEVEVEEVGPSLRYATAKVTRTSSGNFGGGSAGGGGSSWGNNAGGSQERTAGADPWASAQSEEPPF; this comes from the coding sequence ATGGCTGGCGAGACTCTCATCACCGTGGTCGGCAACCTCACCGCCGACCCGGAACTGCGGTTCACCCCCTCGGGTGCTCCCGTAGCTAACTTCACCGTCGCTTCGACGCCGCGCACCTTTGACCGGGCCAGCGGCGAGTGGAAGGACGGGGATGCCATGTTCCTCAACTGCGCCGTATGGCGCCAGCCGGCTGAGCACGTCGCCGAATCCCTCACCAAGGGGATGCGTGTGATCGTCCAGGGCCGGCTGCGGTCGCGCAGCTACGAAACCCGTGAGGGTGAGAAGCGCACCGTGTTCGAGGTCGAGGTCGAAGAGGTCGGTCCCTCGCTGAGGTATGCAACGGCAAAGGTCACGAGGACCTCGTCGGGCAACTTCGGCGGCGGCTCTGCTGGTGGTGGTGGCTCCTCATGGGGCAACAACGCCGGTGGGTCGCAGGAGCGGACGGCTGGAGCCGACCCCTGGGCGTCCGCCCAGAGCGAGGAACCCCCGTTCTGA